GCGCAGCGTGCCGAGATCAAGCGCACCACGGATATCTTCCGCGGGCAGATCGTCGACGTCACGGCCAGCGTGTATACCGTGCAGTTGAGTGGCACCAGCGACAAACTCGATAGCTTCATCCAGGCCATCGGTACCGCGTCCATTCTGGAAACGGTCCGCAGTGGCGTAACGGGCATCGCCCGTGGCGATAAAGTTCTGAGCATCTGACCAATTTGCAATTTGGCCCGAGTGGCCAAGATAAACAGGGGATTTCCATGAAAGTTTTCTACGACAAAGACTGTGACCTTTCGATCATCCAGGGCAAGAAAGTCGCGATCATCGGCTACGGTTCCCAGGGCCACGCTCAGGCGTGCAACCTGAAGGACTCGGGCGTTGACGTCACTATCGGCCTGCGCAAAGGTTCGGCTACTGTCGCCAAGGCCGAAGCCCACGGCCTGAAAGTGACCGACGTTGCCAGCGCCGTTGCTGCTGCCGACCTGGTCATGATCCTGACCCCTGACGAATTCCAGGGCCAGCTGTACAAGCAGGAAATCGAGCCGAACCTCAAGCAGGGCGCTACCCTGGCGTTCTCCCACGGCTTCGCCATCCACTACAACCAGGTCGTTCCTCGCGCCGACCTGGACGTGATCATGATCGCGCCAAAAGCGCCAGGTCACACCGTACGTACCGAGTTCGTCAAAGGCGGCGGTATTCCTGACCTGATCGCTGTTTACCAGGACGCTTCGGGCAACGCCAAGAATGTCGCTCTGTCCTACGCTTCGGGCGTCGGTGGCGGCCGTACCGGCATCATCGAAACCACCTTCAAGGACGAGACCGAAACCGACCTGTTCGGTGAGCAGGCCGTTCTGTGCGGCGGTACCGTCGAGCTGGTCAAAGCCGGTTTCGAAACCCTGGTCGAAGCGGGCTACGCGCCAGAAATGGCCTACTTCGAGTGCCTGCACGAGCTGAAGCTGATCGTTGACCTCATGTACGAAGGCGGTATCGCCAACATGAACTACTCGATCTCCAACAACGCCGAGTACGGTGAGTACGTGACTGGCCCAGAGGTCATCAACGCCGAATCCCGCCAGGCCATGCGCAACGCTCTGAAGCGCATCCAGGACGGCGAATACGCGAAGATGTTCATCAGCGAAGGCGCCACCGGCTACCCATCGATGACCGCCAAGCGTCGTAACAACGCTGCCCACGGCATCGAAGTCATCGGTGAGCAACTGCGTTCGATGATGCCTTGGATTGCGGCGAACAAGATCGTCGACAAGACCAAGAACTGAGTTCGCGGTGATTGCGAAGAACGCGGCCAGGTGCCGCGTTCTTTCGTTTCAGGGGTATGGATATTTTCCGCTGTTCAGCTTTGCGACAAGTGCCGGAACGTCAAGCGCGGCGAGTTCTGGTATAAAGCTGCATCGTTTGCCGGCAACGTGCCCGGCAGACAACCTGTCAACATTTCAAACCGCTGCAAGGTAATCTTCATGAGCGAACGTCCTGAAGAACCCCGCCAGGGTTCCGACGCCGAAAGCCTGCTACCGATCGATGAACACGTTGAAGAAGGACATGACGCCGAAGGGCGCAAGGTCCGCCATCGCGGCATCTACCTGCTGCCCAACCTGTTCACCACCGCGAACCTGTTCGCCGGCTTCTATTCCATCATCAGTTCGATGAGTGCCATGAGCGCCGGCGATGCCGCCAGCGCCAGCAAGTACTTCGCCTTCTCGGCCATCGCCATTTTCGTTGCCATGGTGCTCGACGGCCTTGATGGCCGCGTGGCGCGCATGACCAATACCCAGAGCGCCTTCGGCGCAGAGTACGACTCGCTGTCCGACATGGTCGCCTTCGGGGTCGCGCCTGCCTTGCTGGCCTTCGGTTGGGCGCTGGGCGACATGGGCAAAGTCGGCTGGATGGTCGCCTTCATCTATGTCGCGGGCGCTGCGTTGCGCCTGGCGCGCTTCAATACCCAGGTGGGCAAGGCCGACAAGCGTTATTTCATCGGCCTGGCCAGCCCGGCGGCCGCCGGCGTCGTGGCTGGTACCGTCTGGGCGTTCAGCGACTACGGTATCCAGGGGTCGAAGCTGTCGTTCCTGGTGGCGCTTCTGGTGGCGGCCGCCGGCATGCTGATGGTCAGCAACATCAAGTACAACAGCTTCAAGGACCTGGACTTGAAAGGCCGTGTGCCCTTTGTTGCCATTCTTGTCGTGGTGCTGATCTTCGCCGTGGTCTTCAGCGACCCGCCACGCATTCTGCTGCTGATTTTCCTGGCTTACGCCTTGTCAGGTCCCGTTCAGCATCTGTTACGTTCGCAGCGTCGCAAGTGAGTTGATTTTGGGCATACTCCGTAGTCTAACGGTGCGTCAGCACTCAAGCCTGTGGAGTTGTCATGCTCATCAAGCGCCCCTCGGCTTCCGACTCGCGTGAGTCGGAAGTCACGTCTGAATCCATTTACCTTTCCCGTCGTACATTGCTGGGTGGCTCGCTGGCCGGACTGGCCGTGAGCGCCATGCCGTCCTGGGCTCATGCTGCCGAGCCGTCCCGCTACGCGGATGTCGAGCCCGGCAAGCCGCCTGCATGGTTCACCGACAAACTTGGCGCAACCCGCTGGCAGGCCGTCACGGCCGGCAGCGAGGCCATAACGCCTTTCAAGGACGCCACCCATTACAACAACTTCTATGAGTTCGGTACCGGCAAAGGGGATCCGGCGCAAAACGCCGGCTCCTTGAAGACCGAGCCATGGAGCGTGGTGATCGATGGTGAGGTTGGCAAGCCCGGGCGCTACGCGCTCGAAGACTTCATCAAGCCTTATCAGCTCGAAGAACGTATCTACCGGCTGCGCTGCGTGGAGGCCTGGTCCATGGTCATTCCGTGGATCGGCTTTCCGCTGGCCGCCTTGCTCAAGCAGGTCGAGCCCACCTCGAAAGCGCGCTATATACGCTTCGAAACCCTCAAGGATCCGGAGTCGATGCCGGGCCAGCGCTCCGGTTTCGCCTTGATCGACTGGCCTTATGTAGAAGGGCTGCGCCTGGATGAAGCCATGCACCCGCTGACCATTCTGGCAGTCGGTATGTATGGCCGCGAGCTGCCCAACCAGAACGGTGCTCCGCTGCGGCTGGTCGTGCCTTGGAAGTACGGCTTCAAGGGTGTGAAGTCCATCGTGCGTATCAGCCTGGTCAGCGAGCAGCCGAAGACCACCTGGCAGAGTATCGCGTCGGACGAGTACGGTTTCTACGCCAACGTCAATCCGACGGTGGATCACCCGCGCTGGAGCCAGGCCAGGGAGCGTCGCTTGCCCAGTGGGCTGTTCAGCCCCAATCTGCGGCAGACCGAGATGTTCAATGGCTATGCAGAGGAAGTGGCCTCCCTCTATACCGGTATGGATCTGCGCAAGGACTATTGATGCGACATGCTTATTGGCGGGTAGGAGTGTTTCTCGCGGCGCTGGCCTTTCCGGTGTGGTGGGTGTACCAGGCGTGGATTTTTGCCCTGGGGCCGGATCCGGGAAAGGTGCTGGTGGATCGTCTCGGCCTGGGTACGCTGATCATTCTATTGATTACCCTGAGCATCACGCCTATGGCGAAACTGACCGGCTGGTCTGGCTGGATGGCAGTGCGTCGGCAACTGGGGTTGTGGAGCTTCGCGTATGCCGTGCTGCACCTGAGTTTCTATGCCTTGTTCATTCTGGGGCTGGATTGGAGGCAGTTGGGCGTGGAGCTGGTGAAGCGGCCCTACATCATCGTCGGTGCCGTGGCCTGGGTCGGACTGCTGGCGCTGGCGCTGACCTCCAATCGATACAGTCAGCGTAGGCTGGGTCGGCGCTGGAAGCGCCTGCACCAGCTGGTTTACGGGATTCTGATTCTGGGCCTGTTGCACATGCTCTGGATCGTTCGCGCCGATCTTGAAGAATGGGCTATCTATAACGCGATCGGTGTATTTCTTCTGGCGTTGCGTATCCCGGCCGTGGCGCGCCGCATCCCTCGTATTGGTTCAGCGAAGCGGCAAATTCAAAAAAGTTGAAATTAACGGTTGACGGCCTTTCAGATGTCCTTATAATGCGCACCACTTCCAACGCGGAATGCACCGAAAACTCCTTGAGAATCAACGAGTTAAGGTGAAGCGAAAGAAGTGGTGCGAATCTTCGGATTCCGGCGGTGAAAAAGGCAGTTGACAGCAACTTAGGATGCTGTAAGATTCGCCTCCCGCTGACGAGATGATCGAATGATCGCTCGGCACGCAAGCGTTTCGAAGTTTGAATCGAGATTGAAACTTCTGAAAATAAACGCTTGACAGATTAAGAGGTTAGCGTAGAATGCGCGCCTCGGTTGAAGCGAAAGGCTCAACCAACCGCTCTTTAACAACTGAATCAAGCAATTCGTGTGGGTGCTTGCGCTGTCAGACTGAGAGTCACCAGATTATCAGCAACGTAAGTGACCATGCG
The Pseudomonas sp. DTU_2021_1001937_2_SI_NGA_ILE_001 DNA segment above includes these coding regions:
- the pssA gene encoding CDP-diacylglycerol--serine O-phosphatidyltransferase codes for the protein MSERPEEPRQGSDAESLLPIDEHVEEGHDAEGRKVRHRGIYLLPNLFTTANLFAGFYSIISSMSAMSAGDAASASKYFAFSAIAIFVAMVLDGLDGRVARMTNTQSAFGAEYDSLSDMVAFGVAPALLAFGWALGDMGKVGWMVAFIYVAGAALRLARFNTQVGKADKRYFIGLASPAAAGVVAGTVWAFSDYGIQGSKLSFLVALLVAAAGMLMVSNIKYNSFKDLDLKGRVPFVAILVVVLIFAVVFSDPPRILLLIFLAYALSGPVQHLLRSQRRK
- the msrP gene encoding protein-methionine-sulfoxide reductase catalytic subunit MsrP — translated: MLIKRPSASDSRESEVTSESIYLSRRTLLGGSLAGLAVSAMPSWAHAAEPSRYADVEPGKPPAWFTDKLGATRWQAVTAGSEAITPFKDATHYNNFYEFGTGKGDPAQNAGSLKTEPWSVVIDGEVGKPGRYALEDFIKPYQLEERIYRLRCVEAWSMVIPWIGFPLAALLKQVEPTSKARYIRFETLKDPESMPGQRSGFALIDWPYVEGLRLDEAMHPLTILAVGMYGRELPNQNGAPLRLVVPWKYGFKGVKSIVRISLVSEQPKTTWQSIASDEYGFYANVNPTVDHPRWSQARERRLPSGLFSPNLRQTEMFNGYAEEVASLYTGMDLRKDY
- the ilvC gene encoding ketol-acid reductoisomerase — translated: MKVFYDKDCDLSIIQGKKVAIIGYGSQGHAQACNLKDSGVDVTIGLRKGSATVAKAEAHGLKVTDVASAVAAADLVMILTPDEFQGQLYKQEIEPNLKQGATLAFSHGFAIHYNQVVPRADLDVIMIAPKAPGHTVRTEFVKGGGIPDLIAVYQDASGNAKNVALSYASGVGGGRTGIIETTFKDETETDLFGEQAVLCGGTVELVKAGFETLVEAGYAPEMAYFECLHELKLIVDLMYEGGIANMNYSISNNAEYGEYVTGPEVINAESRQAMRNALKRIQDGEYAKMFISEGATGYPSMTAKRRNNAAHGIEVIGEQLRSMMPWIAANKIVDKTKN
- the msrQ gene encoding protein-methionine-sulfoxide reductase heme-binding subunit MsrQ, producing MRHAYWRVGVFLAALAFPVWWVYQAWIFALGPDPGKVLVDRLGLGTLIILLITLSITPMAKLTGWSGWMAVRRQLGLWSFAYAVLHLSFYALFILGLDWRQLGVELVKRPYIIVGAVAWVGLLALALTSNRYSQRRLGRRWKRLHQLVYGILILGLLHMLWIVRADLEEWAIYNAIGVFLLALRIPAVARRIPRIGSAKRQIQKS